Below is a window of Leisingera sp. S132 DNA.
TCCGCTGCCATTGGCCCGATCAACACTAAGTTTGCGGTTGAGAATTTCTCGGACTGTGTCGAAACGCTGATGGCCGGAACAACAGATTTCATGCTCTGTTATGATCATCCGTCCATTGCCACAATGTCCAAAGATGACCGCTACCCGTCAATCAGGATCGCGGACGACAGGCTTGTGGCCGTGTCCGGCACCGACGCGTTTGGCAACGCGCTCTACCGCTTCGATCAGGACGGTAAACTGCCGTTCCTGGCCTATTCCCCGGAGAGCTTTCTGGGGCGGATGAGCGAGATCTCCATCAAGCGGGCAGAACTGGCGGAAAAACTGGAGATCCGCAGCGAAAACTCGGTGGCTGAAGCGCAGAAAGCGGCCTGTGCGGAAGGATTGGGAGTGGCCTGGCTGCCCCGGATGACAATCCTGCCACTGCTTGATCAGGGCAAGCTTGTGCGCATCAGCGACGAC
It encodes the following:
- a CDS encoding LysR substrate-binding domain-containing protein, whose translation is METDWLEDFLALASAGIFAKAASARNISQSAFTRRIKNLEHWAGAVLFDRSVHPVVLTAAGEAFRPTAYETMNALRLARQDLKQLVRREGDVISISALHTLAISFVPAWIKSISAAIGPINTKFAVENFSDCVETLMAGTTDFMLCYDHPSIATMSKDDRYPSIRIADDRLVAVSGTDAFGNALYRFDQDGKLPFLAYSPESFLGRMSEISIKRAELAEKLEIRSENSVAEAQKAACAEGLGVAWLPRMTILPLLDQGKLVRISDDVSERRMSIKLYRSIERSRPSVERFWTLAESAASSAR